From the genome of Polyangiaceae bacterium, one region includes:
- a CDS encoding glutathione S-transferase family protein has product MSIVFYRAPMSTATMTEIVLAELDVPHEVVTVDIQKGDTKKPDYLKINPNGKVPVIVHDGTVIWESAAITMYLGELFGVAKGLYPAPGPARGEVMKWIVWTNVTLGDAVGRWTRNTMEWLPAEQRNAKAGEVGMADLQNCLRMVDEALEGKEFLCGKYTLADAHLNSFLDWLRYMKLDFSAYARLNAWGGRCSARPGYQRVMAGGK; this is encoded by the coding sequence ATGAGCATCGTTTTTTATCGTGCCCCCATGTCCACTGCGACCATGACCGAAATCGTGCTCGCCGAGCTCGATGTGCCGCACGAGGTCGTGACGGTCGATATCCAGAAGGGTGACACGAAGAAGCCCGACTATCTCAAGATCAATCCCAATGGCAAAGTGCCCGTCATCGTGCATGATGGCACGGTGATTTGGGAATCGGCCGCCATTACGATGTACCTGGGCGAGCTGTTCGGCGTCGCGAAGGGCCTTTACCCGGCGCCGGGGCCAGCGCGCGGCGAAGTGATGAAGTGGATCGTTTGGACGAACGTGACACTCGGAGACGCCGTCGGGCGATGGACGCGCAACACGATGGAGTGGTTGCCTGCCGAGCAACGTAATGCAAAGGCGGGGGAAGTGGGCATGGCAGACTTGCAAAATTGCTTGCGCATGGTCGACGAAGCGCTCGAGGGCAAGGAATTCCTGTGCGGCAAGTATACGCTCGCCGATGCGCACTTGAATTCGTTCCTCGACTGGCTCCGTTACATGAAGCTTGATTTTTCGGCCTACGCGCGGCTCAATGCATGGGGCGGCCGATGCAGCGCGCGTCCGGGCTATCAGCGCGTGATGGCGGGCGGAAAGTAA